In Babesia microti strain RI chromosome IV, complete genome, the sequence tatttgcaaaaattgcgtcaacaaattttgaatttttattgataagAAAGCTGTCAATCGTATATAATAGTGATCAAAGAATGGATGTATTTTTGGTTATAGGCAACACTCATTATAAAAGTTTAAGTATGACCTATcttatacataaaaatagtgTCACTCCGATGTAGACATACTATCTTCTCTAGTAGGACTATAGGAACTTGAGACACTAGATGGTGTTTTATCACTATCACTATTAGATGCTTCAGATCTACGCCTTCTCTCTCTGCTATTTGACCTATAGTTTCCATATTCTTTGGACATTGATCCGCTAGAATGCCTTGACATATGCCTTTCATCCTTGATGGATCGTCTCTTGCGCATATAATCTGAATCTCGGGAATCGGATCTCTTTCTACACGTATCCATATTCCTCCTAGGGCTATAAGATCTTCTACTACCCCTAGACCTTGAACAAGAACTAGATCTTCTTCTAGGGCTTTGAGATCTTCCACTACTAGACCTTGAAGAAGAACTAGATCTTCTTCTAGGGCTTCGTGATCTCCTGTATCTCTTACGGCTATCTCGATCTCTATATCTTCTGCCACTTCTGTAGCTATCCTTTCTGCGGAGATAATACTCACGATTGTTTTGTCTACGATACTTGTCGGTGGATTCATTTCTATCTTTTCCCCTTGCTAT encodes:
- a CDS encoding PWI domain-containing protein C825.05c (overlaps_old_locusTagID:BBM_III09300;~overlaps_old_locusTagID:BBM_III09305), coding for MREHARYIRGGGTEGKPYLAVQEKELLETNKWSSVFKKQVYLSKVRIDVLRPWINKRINELMGIEDEILVEYIMTQLKEALQNESTKDLSEIKLLDPKLLVVNITGFMAKKAQPFVAELWEHMLSAQETEHGVPTGFIQDKKQEIEMLKQKSQLLDSELARQKEVKKESALEQIARGKDRNESTDKYRRQNNREYYLRRKDSYRSGRRYRDRDSRKRYRRSRSPRRRSSSSSRSSSGRSQSPRRRSSSCSRSRGSRRSYSPRRNMDTCRKRSDSRDSDYMRKRRSIKDERHMSRHSSGSMSKEYGNYRSNSRERRRRSEASNSDSDKTPSSVSSSYSPTREDSMSTSE